Proteins from a genomic interval of Natranaerobius trueperi:
- a CDS encoding HD-GYP domain-containing protein, which produces MRLINVNDIQEGMILARPVYSKNGNKLLQEGATLKEGYVPKIKQLGYSSVYIQDKLLQDVEVNDLITEELRRESINHMKETFRSVKAKTTVSAVQVLELKGIVDKLLEDIISNKNLIVDMVDIKMYDEYTFHHCVNVAVLSIIVGLSMGFNQESLYKIGLGALLHDIGKVNVSNELINKKGKLTDEEFEVVKEHTKQGYDKLKENNEIPSTSKIIALQHHERVNGEGYPEGKNDDEIHIYSKIVAVADVFDAMTSDRPYRKGYVPSEVMEYILGGAGSFFDRKVVGHFFKKVAVFPIGTEVTLNDNRVGLVIENFEKFTLRPKLRIIRENDKNIDPYDLDLRENNNKTLTIVKTNKNEQDTV; this is translated from the coding sequence TTGAGGCTAATAAATGTAAATGATATACAAGAAGGCATGATTTTAGCTAGACCAGTGTATAGTAAGAATGGCAATAAACTGTTACAAGAGGGAGCTACTTTAAAAGAAGGGTATGTTCCCAAAATTAAACAACTTGGGTATTCTAGTGTGTATATTCAAGATAAGCTACTACAAGATGTTGAAGTAAATGATCTAATTACTGAAGAATTAAGACGAGAATCTATTAATCATATGAAAGAGACTTTTCGTTCTGTAAAGGCTAAAACAACGGTTTCAGCTGTTCAAGTATTAGAGCTTAAGGGTATCGTTGATAAGTTGTTAGAGGATATTATATCTAATAAAAATTTAATAGTTGATATGGTAGATATAAAAATGTATGATGAATATACTTTTCATCATTGTGTAAATGTTGCAGTTTTATCAATTATTGTTGGATTATCCATGGGATTTAACCAGGAAAGTCTTTATAAAATTGGTTTAGGTGCGTTATTACATGATATAGGAAAAGTTAATGTCTCAAATGAACTAATTAATAAGAAAGGGAAGTTAACAGATGAAGAATTTGAGGTTGTTAAGGAACATACTAAACAAGGCTATGACAAATTAAAAGAGAATAATGAAATTCCTTCTACTTCGAAAATAATAGCTCTACAGCATCATGAGAGAGTTAATGGAGAAGGTTATCCGGAAGGAAAAAATGATGATGAAATACATATATATAGTAAGATAGTTGCTGTAGCTGATGTTTTTGATGCTATGACTTCCGATAGACCCTATAGAAAAGGTTACGTACCATCGGAAGTTATGGAATATATACTAGGTGGTGCTGGATCATTTTTTGATAGAAAAGTAGTGGGACATTTCTTTAAAAAAGTTGCAGTATTTCCAATTGGTACAGAAGTAACATTGAATGATAATCGGGTTGGTTTAGTAATTGAAAACTTTGAAAAATTTACTTTAAGACCCAAATTAAGAATTATAAGAGAAAATGACAAAAACATCGATCCATATGATCTAGATTTAAGAGAAAATAATAATAAAACTTTAACAATAGTCAAGACTAATAAGAACGAACAAGATACGGTGTGA
- a CDS encoding nitrilase-related carbon-nitrogen hydrolase, with translation MFQVAAVQMTPIMNDVEANLKRGVHFAHKALEENVDLLVFPELWTTGYYLSRKSFEKLAEKPDGKTVSTFKEIAKKGDVSIVCPFVLEEEGKIYIAAAVIDHDGEVRGVVKKSLLWGREQQIFDASDMEYPTFDSKVGKIGILICYEMEFPETSRLLTLEGAELIVCPSVWSMSASHRWDIQLPARALDNTVFVLGVNTVGNNTCGKSRLISPMGDELAEASSKKEELLIRAIDMETLNWARDEVPYLEDYKKKLTPGDQKIPTPIW, from the coding sequence ATGTTTCAAGTAGCAGCTGTACAAATGACACCAATTATGAACGATGTAGAAGCAAATCTGAAAAGAGGAGTACATTTTGCACATAAGGCACTTGAAGAAAATGTTGATCTGTTAGTTTTTCCGGAGTTATGGACTACTGGTTATTATTTATCTAGAAAATCTTTTGAAAAACTTGCTGAAAAGCCTGATGGTAAAACCGTGTCAACCTTTAAGGAAATAGCTAAAAAAGGTGATGTATCAATTGTATGTCCTTTTGTTCTTGAAGAGGAAGGTAAAATTTATATCGCTGCAGCAGTTATAGATCATGACGGTGAAGTTAGGGGAGTAGTAAAAAAGAGTTTACTATGGGGAAGAGAACAACAAATTTTTGACGCTTCTGATATGGAATATCCTACTTTTGACTCTAAAGTAGGTAAGATCGGAATCTTAATTTGCTATGAAATGGAATTTCCTGAGACAAGTCGATTGCTTACTTTAGAGGGTGCTGAACTTATAGTTTGTCCTTCTGTTTGGAGTATGTCAGCTTCACATAGGTGGGATATTCAGCTTCCGGCAAGAGCCCTTGATAATACAGTTTTTGTTTTAGGTGTTAATACCGTAGGAAATAATACGTGTGGAAAAAGTAGACTAATAAGCCCGATGGGAGACGAGTTAGCAGAAGCTTCAAGTAAAAAAGAAGAACTGTTAATAAGGGCTATTGATATGGAGACTCTTAATTGGGCAAGAGATGAAGTTCCATATTTAGAAGATTATAAGAAAAAATTAACACCAGGTGATCAAAAGATACCTACACCTATATGGTAA
- a CDS encoding response regulator — protein sequence MLKESVTFTLRGSNVKYQCNIDNRLFPVEIDKGQISQVLNNIIINADQAMPHGGKLIVNAENFNITEKDKALPLPKGDYVKISIKDFGPGIPKDILNNIFDPYFSTKEQGSGLGLATSLSIINKHGGHISAKSQVGEGTTLYIYLKASNKQKIKKKKTKPKLDSNEKKSNILIMDDKKNIRELLYEILHSYGYKVSCAKDGEEAIQIFKNTKTRFDLVILDLTVPGEKGGKEAIKDIKKIDPHVKAIVTSGYSEDQVLSDFHSYGFHYYIEKPFGIEEVISAINNLNIT from the coding sequence TTGTTAAAAGAATCCGTCACTTTTACTTTACGAGGTTCTAATGTAAAGTATCAATGTAATATTGATAATAGACTATTTCCTGTAGAAATTGATAAGGGACAAATAAGTCAAGTTTTAAACAATATTATTATTAATGCAGATCAGGCAATGCCTCATGGAGGTAAGTTAATTGTTAATGCTGAAAATTTCAATATAACTGAAAAGGATAAAGCTTTACCTTTACCTAAAGGTGATTATGTAAAAATTTCCATAAAAGATTTTGGGCCCGGTATCCCAAAAGATATCTTAAATAATATTTTTGACCCTTACTTTTCCACAAAAGAACAAGGTAGTGGTTTAGGGTTAGCTACAAGTCTTTCAATTATTAATAAACATGGTGGACATATTAGCGCCAAATCACAAGTTGGAGAAGGTACAACTTTATATATTTATCTTAAAGCATCTAATAAACAGAAAATTAAGAAAAAGAAAACGAAACCAAAGTTAGATTCAAATGAAAAAAAGAGCAATATCTTAATTATGGATGATAAAAAAAATATACGCGAGTTATTATACGAAATATTACATTCTTATGGTTATAAAGTTAGCTGTGCAAAAGACGGTGAAGAAGCAATCCAAATTTTTAAAAATACAAAAACTCGATTTGATCTAGTAATATTAGATTTAACTGTTCCTGGCGAAAAAGGCGGAAAAGAAGCAATTAAAGATATCAAAAAAATTGATCCTCATGTAAAAGCAATAGTAACTAGTGGTTACAGTGAAGATCAAGTTCTTTCAGATTTCCATTCGTATGGATTTCATTACTATATAGAAAAACCATTTGGAATCGAAGAAGTTATTTCTGCTATAAATAACTTAAATATTACATAA
- a CDS encoding PocR ligand-binding domain-containing protein: protein MKYNFTDLVSLDELRSTLEKLYSLIELPMSIEDVNQNPLINIGFSDICKKYHTQNPKTLCRCKRSGAFVTDYLYENDYITYRCQNGLIDMASPIIIEGEHVATFLIGQIFFQKPDRDYFKKQAIKFGFNVDEYLQALDRIPVYSKEDAYKIMDYCTNFAQILTKLGLNNLKEIKHKNKLEENEKKYDLLINGISDITLLCKIEKVNDLRIAKVNKNFLKKINLTESEVVGSLLKEIINNNLYTKLNDKINTAIKERKKMQFEIFNLNNYYDIKLMPLECDEYIKHLIITASNISHKKEMEEYRLQLEKLESVGFLAGGIAHDFNNLLTVSMANISLAKKYISEENEYNNTKVLNLLNETNSSFNQAKNLTQQLLTFSKGGLLL from the coding sequence ATGAAATATAACTTTACAGATCTAGTAAGTTTAGATGAGCTTAGGTCTACCCTTGAAAAGCTTTATTCACTTATAGAGTTACCTATGAGCATTGAAGATGTAAACCAAAATCCACTAATTAATATTGGGTTTAGTGATATTTGTAAAAAATATCATACACAAAATCCAAAAACTTTATGTCGGTGTAAAAGAAGTGGTGCTTTTGTTACTGATTATTTATATGAAAATGATTACATTACATATAGATGTCAAAATGGTTTAATAGACATGGCATCACCTATTATTATAGAAGGAGAACATGTAGCTACTTTCCTTATTGGACAAATTTTTTTCCAAAAACCAGATAGAGATTATTTTAAAAAACAAGCTATAAAATTTGGTTTTAACGTAGATGAATACTTACAAGCACTTGATAGAATACCTGTATACTCAAAAGAAGACGCCTATAAAATTATGGACTATTGTACCAATTTTGCTCAAATACTTACTAAATTAGGGCTAAACAATCTAAAAGAAATCAAGCATAAAAATAAATTAGAAGAGAATGAAAAGAAATATGATCTCTTAATAAATGGCATTTCTGACATTACCCTTTTGTGTAAGATCGAAAAAGTTAATGATTTAAGAATAGCAAAGGTTAACAAGAACTTTCTTAAAAAAATTAACTTAACGGAAAGTGAAGTAGTCGGAAGCTTATTAAAGGAGATCATAAATAATAATTTATATACTAAATTAAATGATAAAATAAATACTGCAATAAAAGAAAGAAAAAAAATGCAATTTGAAATCTTCAATTTGAATAACTACTATGACATAAAATTAATGCCGTTAGAGTGTGATGAATATATTAAACATTTAATTATTACAGCTTCAAATATTTCGCACAAAAAGGAAATGGAAGAATATAGACTACAATTAGAAAAACTAGAATCTGTTGGCTTTTTAGCAGGCGGTATTGCACATGATTTCAATAATTTATTAACAGTCTCCATGGCAAATATCTCACTAGCCAAAAAATATATCTCAGAAGAAAATGAATATAACAACACTAAAGTACTCAACTTATTAAACGAAACTAATTCAAGTTTTAATCAGGCGAAAAATTTAACACAACAGCTACTTACCTTTTCAAAGGGGGGGCTCCTGTTGTAG
- a CDS encoding metallophosphoesterase codes for MHLFAISDLHLSLQADKPMDVFGPLWENYHERIKENWEEVVTEDDTVIIGGDFSWALKLEEVKKDACFIHELPGKKVLFKGNHDYWWNSYKKVKETLPESFFVVQNNYYPFNDKIAICGTRGWQTPCEERDHDKKVYNREINRLKLSLDAAIKDGYQDFIVTLHYPPFARDNDKTSFTEVLKEYGVKVCIYGHLHGEDHKNAFIGEKEGIVYYFVSSDYLGFKPIPIKV; via the coding sequence ATGCATTTATTTGCTATAAGTGATTTACATCTTTCTCTTCAAGCAGACAAACCTATGGATGTATTTGGACCATTATGGGAAAATTATCATGAAAGGATTAAAGAAAACTGGGAAGAAGTAGTAACAGAAGATGACACAGTAATTATTGGAGGCGATTTTTCCTGGGCTTTAAAGTTAGAAGAAGTTAAAAAAGATGCTTGTTTTATTCATGAGCTTCCAGGAAAGAAAGTTTTATTTAAAGGTAATCACGACTATTGGTGGAATAGTTACAAAAAAGTGAAAGAAACTTTACCAGAGAGTTTTTTTGTAGTTCAAAACAATTATTATCCATTTAATGATAAAATTGCTATTTGTGGAACTCGTGGCTGGCAAACTCCATGTGAAGAAAGAGATCATGATAAAAAAGTATATAATAGAGAAATAAACAGGCTGAAATTGTCTTTAGATGCTGCAATTAAAGATGGTTATCAAGATTTTATTGTAACTTTACATTATCCTCCTTTTGCAAGGGATAACGATAAAACTAGTTTTACAGAAGTGTTAAAAGAGTATGGTGTTAAGGTTTGTATTTATGGACATCTACATGGAGAAGATCATAAAAATGCTTTTATAGGCGAAAAAGAGGGGATTGTATATTACTTTGTTTCTAGTGATTATTTAGGTTTTAAACCCATACCAATTAAAGTATAA